In a single window of the Elaeis guineensis isolate ETL-2024a chromosome 4, EG11, whole genome shotgun sequence genome:
- the LOC140857568 gene encoding protein CHROMATIN REMODELING 19-like isoform X2 — translation MRRVFDEISDDEWENHSFKPARILKKSRASPPPIESFAYQPKTRGVASQNGAGVPKSRVDLEEEDDDENVVTAARPPKGSRGRRFIVDEDSDADDVAEVFEIQSAEEDEEEFRIEDEEEEEKVVQEEEEEVDLVGKALQKCSEISTALRQELYGSSVHACDRYAEVEASSCRVVTQILKQLVRVKNQILSQF, via the exons ATGAGGCGTGTCTTCGACGAGATCTCCGACGACGAGTGGGAGAATCACTCCTTCAAGCCCGCGAGAATCCTCAAGAAGAGCAGAGCATCGCCTCCCCCGATCGAGTCCTTCGCCTACCAACCGAAAACCCGCGGCGTCGCGAGCCAGAACGGGGCCGGAGTGCCCAAGAGCAGGGTTGACttggaggaggaggacgacgaTGAGAACGTGGTGACGGCGGCTCGGCCCCCGAAGGGTAGCCGGGGCCGGCGGTTCATTGTGGACGAGGACAGCGATGCCGACGATGTCGCAGAGGTGTTCGAGATTCAGTCGGCggaagaggatgaggaggaaTTTCGTATTGAAgacgaggaagaggaggagaaagtagtacaagaagaggaagaagaagttgaTTTAGTTGGTAAGGCCCTCCAGAAGTGCTCAGAGATATCGACAGCTCTACGGCAAGAGCTTTATGGCTCCTCAGTTCATGCTTGTGATCGATATGCCGAAGTGGAAGCTTCTTCTTGTAGGGTTGTTACTCAG ATATTGAAGCAGCTTGTGCGAGTGAAGAATCAGATTTTGAGCCAATTTTGA
- the LOC140857568 gene encoding protein CHROMATIN REMODELING 19-like isoform X1 → MRRVFDEISDDEWENHSFKPARILKKSRASPPPIESFAYQPKTRGVASQNGAGVPKSRVDLEEEDDDENVVTAARPPKGSRGRRFIVDEDSDADDVAEVFEIQSAEEDEEEFRIEDEEEEEKVVQEEEEEVDLVGKALQKCSEISTALRQELYGSSVHACDRYAEVEASSCRVVTQGDIEAACASEESDFEPILKPYQLVGVNFLLLLYRKNIGGGKTSDQLCKLFTCPLLFHLWHLK, encoded by the exons ATGAGGCGTGTCTTCGACGAGATCTCCGACGACGAGTGGGAGAATCACTCCTTCAAGCCCGCGAGAATCCTCAAGAAGAGCAGAGCATCGCCTCCCCCGATCGAGTCCTTCGCCTACCAACCGAAAACCCGCGGCGTCGCGAGCCAGAACGGGGCCGGAGTGCCCAAGAGCAGGGTTGACttggaggaggaggacgacgaTGAGAACGTGGTGACGGCGGCTCGGCCCCCGAAGGGTAGCCGGGGCCGGCGGTTCATTGTGGACGAGGACAGCGATGCCGACGATGTCGCAGAGGTGTTCGAGATTCAGTCGGCggaagaggatgaggaggaaTTTCGTATTGAAgacgaggaagaggaggagaaagtagtacaagaagaggaagaagaagttgaTTTAGTTGGTAAGGCCCTCCAGAAGTGCTCAGAGATATCGACAGCTCTACGGCAAGAGCTTTATGGCTCCTCAGTTCATGCTTGTGATCGATATGCCGAAGTGGAAGCTTCTTCTTGTAGGGTTGTTACTCAG GGAGATATTGAAGCAGCTTGTGCGAGTGAAGAATCAGATTTTGAGCCAATTTTGAAGCCTTATCAGCTCGTTGGTGTTAATTTTCTTCTACTTTTGTACAGGAAAAATATTGGTGGAGGTAAGACTAGCGATCAGCTGTGCAAATTATTTACTTGCCCCTTGCTGTTCCATCTATGGCACTTAAAATAA